The sequence below is a genomic window from Cryptococcus neoformans var. neoformans B-3501A chromosome 8, whole genome shotgun sequence.
caccacATTCACTCTCCGtttcctccgcctccaccaacaagTTTAACATATCCACCACGACGCCGGACGAGACGACCATGGATGACGATTCTGCACGCCTTGAAATCTGGCACGTGAGGAGACATTATATCGCCAAATACGCCATCCCATCGCAGGACGGGGTGGCTGTCGATGCGTCTTGGAGAGGATCCGCGGGACTCGTCGTCACTTTCCAAAATGGCGGTTTTGCACAACTCGATATTCCTAGAAAGCTGAATAGTGGCTTGCTGCCCCTCCCGCTGGATCAGATACCGAGACAGATTGCGGGATGGAGTGCAAAGGGGGATTTGTATTTTGCCATTGACAAATTCAGAGCGGGTGAAGTCCCATTCGACGATCTGcaagttttttttttttttttttttttcttttaaACATACTGACTTTAAAGAGTTAGGAAACCAGAATATGCAAATCACTATGAACGTCTCGGCCGACCGACCCATTCCCTCTCCGACCCGCCCTACATCCCTCTCCAGACAATCGGATCGCTCGCGCTCCCCGACACCGACCCATCCGAATTCGCCTTTCTCGCCAGCTGGTACCGCCTTGAAGGCAGTATACCTGCCGATCTGTGTGCGTGGAATCGGGATGTGGCGAAATGGTGTGGGAGGGAGGATGATGCCCGATTATGGGGGTTTGTGAAAGGGTTGTTTGAAGAGTTTATGCCTCTGcaggaagggatggaggCGACGTTTGTGAATGATGTTTGGGGGAGGGCAGGTAAGGCGTTGGcggcgacgacgacgacgacaaTGACGATGACGCCGCCCAATGTCTCGCCGAGGGGTAGACATGCTCGCCTGCCGCCAGACGACGAGCGAGAAAAAAGAGCGCACAGGATACTACCCACCTACGCCGGTATCCCCCTCGAACGGATCACCCCACCCGCATCGCCGACATCCAACCCGTCTGAAATCTCTGAGCGTACGCCCGACAGCGACTCTGGTTCCGACGACGAGATTTACTCTGACGAACAGTCTGAATCGGTCAAACCCCGTCGTTCGAAATTCGTATCGTTTATCGAGCCGGGTACGTCTAGTCTTGGACTCGATTTATCGTCGGCAGCAAACCGTCGACGTTCAAGTTTTTCGTCGCAAGAAGGGTCACCCgtgtttgagaagacgacgaagaagaagcagcagcagcagggaGAGACATCGCCTATCGCCATCACAAACACAAACACGAACCCTTCGGCCGGTACCATCTCCCACCCAAATAGCGCTAGCAAAAAATCCACCCTCTCCAAAATCGCATTCACCCCGCGCCAACACTCCCACCCCCACCCccaccagcaccagcaccaccaacaccaacTTGTATCTTCCTCCGACTGGCCCGATCCGTATGGTATCATCCCCGACCAGGTGCTTACCAGCGGTACCATGacttccaccaccgccacaTCGGGCACAAGCCGCGCGAGTACGACGACGCAAAGTAGCCCCCTCCCGGCCTTTGCGCGGAATGGGACCAAAAATTCCCCAAGAGCGGGGACGACAGGTCTGGCGGGGCATGAGATTGGGTCGGGTGTGGTGGAAGCGCCGCTGGCGGGTAGAGGATCGGCAGAAGTCGGCGTCGGCGCTGTGGTACCCAACGGAAACGGTCCCGGTGGAATCGCTTCCAGAGTGGGGTCAGGAcaggggaaagagatgagggggagagaggaaaagtTTGAAAAAACGGAATGGGAAGAGTataggaagaagagagtggCGACGTTGATGACGTGGTGGGATGGCTGTGTCGAGAATGTTTGTTAATCTTCCATGTTGAAATGGTAATCGTCTGGCtaatcttttttttttttcccatCCAGGGTGAAATGCAATTGGCAACCACCATCGCCCTCATCGCCTCGCCGCTGGTTACATTCCCGCCCTTCCAAGTGGAGCGTCTCGCGCACGCATACGTCCAACTCCTCGAACAACATCGTCTTTTCATGTTCGCCGCCTACATCCGACGCTTTTCAGGCATACCTTCTTTGGAAATCACCCCGCAAGATGAAGGTCTGACTCATACGTTCTTTTGCGAAAGGTGCGGGAAGAGTACCGGTAATTTGGAAGATATCGAGGTGAAAGGAAAAATATTCTGGTGGTGTAAAAAATGCCGAACGGGGGCAAAGAGCTGTGCTATCTGGTACGTGCAAAAACAAGTGATCCTCTTTTTTGCTAAAATGTCCCCTTTGGCAGTCGAAAGATAATCAAGGGCCTTTGGATGGGATGCCGACAGTGTGGACATGGAGGTCATCAGGCGTGTATGCGGCTCTATCACAGTGCGTTTCCAGTCCTCCTGTTGCTTTGTTTTACACTATCATTCCGACAAACTTACTAAACGCGGTCGCCAGGTCAAGCGCCTCTCATCCCCGTTCCATCCACAAACGTTTCAAACCCTTCACATACCCCGCACGCTCTTCTCAACACATCCTCGTCTACGTACAACCAAAGCGCCGGCTCCAATTTTACCACGCTTTCTACTACAGACGGCGCAAATGCCGATCCggtggaaaaggtcgaTGGGGTAGAGGCCGACGGTAGGTTTGCGCTATGCCCAACGGGTTGTGGATGTCGATGTCGGCGTATTGGGACCGCGAATACTGCGCATGATTAATGttgggaaaaaaagggacatTATTGGGTGATAGATGCATTTTGTATGTACAGATATGGGATGTATAATGGATGTAGAATCGTCAAAAGCAAAACGCCCCTCGGCCAAGACTAGATCAGGCTCAAGCTTCACCGTCCGCcttactcttcttcttctttcggcGCTTCTTTTTATCagctccctcctctccattcGCAGCCGGGGCATCAGCTGGCATTTCACCTGATTCGActgttctcttcttctccgcaggTGCACTCTCAGGCtcgccagcagcagcaggagcGGCACCAGCAGCCTCGGCGGCCTTTTGAAGTCTCATAcgttccttctttcccagtCGCTTCCCGTTTCTCACCTTTTCGCTCTTCTCCGTGGCCTCACcctcactcttcttcccgcGCCTTTCGTCTTGTCCGCGTTCCTCGCCATCgtccctctttctcttcttttccttcttctcttctctgctcTTAGTCTGAGACGGTTCCTCcccccatctcctctctcgCAGCTTGTCCTTCAATTCCCTCACCCTCTTGCCCAAGCCTTTACCCTGAATTCCGATACCACCTTTTCTGTAAGGCGCAATACCCTTCATAGTAACCAACTTGTTGAGCTCGTCATCGGTGGCCAATAGAATCTCCACAGGCGTGAGACCAAAGGAAGCAGGTGCTGATGGAGTGTATTTGAAACGAGTCGGCATGTCCTCGATGATGTCTTCGTGGGCGAGCGCATTGTAAGATTCGACAGCTTCTTTGAGAGCATGAGCTTTCTCGGGAATAGAGAGCTGgttctcttcatcttcagacaaaggagagggagagcgttccttgttcttgttcttcttcttcttgtctttctttttggaTTTCTTGGAGGGTTCTTCGTCGATAAAATCGGCATCCATGTTGATAGGTccttcgtcctcgtcgACATCCATAtcttcaccctcaccctcgCCTTCAGCAAACTCGTACTGGAaatctccctctccctcctcttcgtcgtaCTCGGCATCCCCGAGTTCGTCATCCCATGTGGGCTTCTCGTTGTCGTCCCCGTCCTGCTTTTACAATCAGCGCTCTCTTTGCAGTGTCACCGACACAAAACTTACCTCCTGCTCATCACCCTTGCTCAACATACCACCAACAATCTTTTCCCAGACATTTTCGTCCCACTCTCCATCTAACACCTTTTCGAGCTTGCCCCATTCCAGATCCTTGAagccttccttctccaggTCATGTTTCAAAATattcattctcttctccatctctcttctcttcttgcccttttctctcttaatctcctcctccttggcaGCCTTCTCAGCGGCCTTCCTCTCTGCTCGTCTAGCTCGCTTGGACTTTCGAGTATCGTCGGCCCTACGAACAAGAGAAGGAATGTCACGAGGGTGAGTGGCAATAGTCGAGGATCCGGGCTCTTCGAATCGGAAATTGTATTCAGTCTCAAACTCCTCGGCACGATCTTCAAAATCGgattcttcatcaagctcTCCCCAAGGATGGCTAGATTTGAGTTTGGTAGACTTGGTCTGGgcagcagcttcttcagcaaCTTCGGTGGACGGTCCGACGACTTCGTCGTACGTAGGGACATGTTTTTCGGATCGGTCAATCCAGCCACGGTTGAGGATGTAGCTTAGTAGACGTCAGCATGAGAGCAGGGTACAAGGGAACTGACTTACTTCATCAGgaaatcatcatcgtccttggccttcttcgcctccttttcttgctTCTGCCTTTCCaattcctccttctcgatcTTGCTTACCgcagccttctcctcctcatcttctcctccttcactCTCCAAGACCTTGAGGATGGCAGGCTGATCACCCATACCAAGGATCTTCCttacttcctcttcaccgcCACCAAATTCCAGCAAAAACTTCTTGtactcttcatcatcttcatcgaccTCTTGAGCGTccatttcccttttctgGATAAATTCTTCGTCAGACTCATCATCAGATTCTTCAGCAAGCGTCTTGAAGGCTGAAACGGCCTCTTGACGGAGCCGACGTTGAGACTCCACGTGAGTAAGAGGTTCGGCAGACTCAGAGTCTTCATCTTGATCTTCGCCCGCAAGCAACTTGCTACGGTGATAGTCGGCAAGAAGGTAGGGCTACATTATATTAGCATACAATTATTTTCGTGAATAAAGATTACATACCTTTTCAGCAACCTTCTTGACTATGTTGCTCTTCAAGCCTCTCTGCTCAGCAATCTCTTGAGCTTTCCGCAACTCTTCTTGAAGAACATTTTCTCCACCATAAAcaccttctttcttcttgattTTGCTAAGAGTTCTCAAAATAGCGGCATCTAATGCAGGAGTGAGTTCGTtgccctcctcatcctcggtGACATCTTCAGATGAGGAACTGTAGTCGGAAGAGTAGTCTTCCTCAGAaccggaagaagaggacgattTGTCCGATTTCGGAACTTGAGCTACAACTATGTAAGCTATTATCCTCACTGTATCCTCCGTCACTCACCTTGCATCTTGCTATTCTAGCCGAAGATGATGCGGATATGCTCTTCGAGACTTGCGTGAACTGTAAATCGTGGTCAACTTTCAGTTCTTTGATGAGTGCTCAAAAAAATCAATAATAAAGATCTGTTACGTAATTGGTCGGGACGTTCCGCTTTCTCGATGACGGCTGTTTTCCTTTCGTTCATCGTAACGAATTATGCTCGCGTTCGCTGGAATTCATCGTTACgaaaaaaccaaaaaaagcACCCACAGCCCACATAGACATGCTCCGTCGCCCAGCCCTTCCAACCAGGGCATTCCCTAAGCACCgcatctcctcaaccttctccttttccacctcACAGCGACGCTCATCggtctcctcttctccagctaAACAGCCAGAATCTACCTGGGCAGCTGCCACTACAGAAGCTCATCGAGTCCTTACCCCTCCACCGGCTACTTCAGCTTCAACAGTTACCTCACTCGATGATCCTCTATCCGCCATTAACTCCGAGATTGGTAACCTCAAATCCAGTCTCTGGCGTATGCTCGGCTCTTCCAATTCTGCGCTCGACACCGTGGCAAAGTACTACTTCCAAGCTGAAGGGAAGCATCTCAGGCCGTTGTTGGTGTTACTCATGAGTCAGGCTACCAACGGATTAGGTGGTaagggatgggatgggGCAAAACGAGAGGCGATTAGGAGAAAAGTGGATGACAGTCTTACAGCTGAAGGAGGTGTGCTGAATGACTGGAACCCAGAAGTCTCTGGGCCGGAGCCCTCATCAGGTTTGGGAAGTATGGTGTTCGCCTCACCGTTCAGAATACCTGAGGCTGGAGCGCCCGCTATCCCCGAGCCTGAAcccctcccttcccagTTCGACGAATTATTAGGAGAAGGGAACGGTCAGCCTGTAATCTTGCCTACTCAAAGGCGGTTGGCCAGCATTACAGAAATGATCCATGTCGCTTCATTGCTGCATGACGACGTCAttgactcttcttctctgcgACGTGGTACCCCTTCGGCTCCATCAACCTTCGGTAACAAGctctccattctctctGGTGATTTCCTGTTGGGTCGCGCTTCTGTCGCCCTTGCCCGTCTTGGCTCTCGAGAAGTTGTTGAATTGCTTGCTACCGTCATCGCCAACCTTGTAGAAGGTGAAATGATGCAGTTGAGGGCGACAAGCGAACCCGAAAAGGCTCCTACGGCCAAAGGTTTTGAGGATTACATGAGAAAGACATACTTGAAGACCGCGAGTTTGATGGCCAAAAGCGCAAGGGCCGCTGTCATCCTTGGTGGTTGCGGATCTGTGAGCGAAGAGGGAGCGTGGGTAAAGGATGTTGCATATGGATATGGCAGGAATCTGGGTATCGCTTTCCAGGTTAGCCTCACCACATTGATAGTCTCGGATCACCACTAACATCACTTCAGCTGATCGACGATGCCCTTGacttcctccctcccgATTCTTCTCTCGGCAAACCTTCTCTTGGTGCCGATCTCCGTCTAGGTCTCGCCACGGCGCCCGCCCTTTTCGCCTGGGAGACTCACCCTTCAATGGGCcccctcatcctccgtAAATTCACTGAACCAGGAGATGTTGAGGCTGCCCGAGATCTTGTGGCCAGGAGTGATGGATTGCAGAGAACAATTGAGTTGGCTAGGGAGTTTGCAGGTGAGGCAAGAAGGTTAGTGGAGATGTTGCCGGAGAGCGGAGCGAGGGATGCGTTGGTGCAGCTAACGGTCAAGGTCGTCGAGCGAGTTAAGTAGAGAAGGTATTTCATGTGAGAGCATCAAGGACAAGTAGGATCGTGTAGCGAGGGAAAATCATATGTCTTCATCCATGCATCTGCATTTGCATCTGCATAGCCTGTTTCAAGTACATGGCGGTCCTTCATTGTTGACTGGTGGGCCGTGCGCCGCCTTTCTTAAGTGCCGTCAAGATCTCGTGTATATGGTAGCCAAAAGGAGTCACGGCTTTACACAATGATGGCTGATCAAGTAGATGATTATATCGATGGATAAatatcttttttttcgtcCATGGTCACATCCATGTTTTTGCTGACCTCTTCTGTTTTTGAAACAGTAGAAAAAAATGTCTAAGGCTCTAGACTGCCCTTCAACTTTCAGTAATTGGCAGGCTGTGAACTGAGACTGAGCTGTGACTCGTGTGACAGGGGGTCACAAATTGTTCAACTCAAATAAATGCTTCCTACACTACTCCCAAACAAAAGTACAGTTAGTACCGCTGTACTGGCTAATTGCTGCCTGACTGCGTGTTGATTGATCTCCTGTATCCGAAGACGTGTTCCACTTCGACGTCAGCAGATGTACGAATATCGGTCCGTTGATGCTTGATTGATCATGATAATCCGAAGAGTTTCCGTCAACGTCgtcccatcatctctcaTGTCATCACTCATTAATCTAGTCCGTCTTAATTCGTTGGTGATGCTAGAAGTAACACCTTTTCGAGTGTGCGTGTTCAAGCGGATTTCACAGAAATAAGGAGAGCATAACAATACTATGCAActaaaaagaagagaaatcTGTGAGAGGTTGCACGTACCAACAACTGCAGTATTCTCATTCGCTTTGTTTCACCACATCGCCTCAAAAAGGCGGATTTATTATGATCTCCGATCACTATACCTAATTTGGTTCCGTTCGTAGCTGAACCGCCTGCTGCACCGCGGAAATGTGAGCCAGCGTATCATAAACTCATCCGATGATGCATCAGATCGATTCCCTCTACAGCGTTTCTCGCAGCACCAAGGGCTCGTACGACGCTCCGGCGATTCCGGATCGAATAACAGCATGGTAAGTAGTGGAACGGTTTCACAAGGGCGAAATAATGGTCGAGCATCGATGGTAGCCACTGCAGGCAGCCACTTCTTCAGTTGTTGACGGTTCTTTCAGGCATAATGATATTCCCATTATCTGATCGATTGACATCACATGCAAGCCTTCTGCTGCGATAACTTTCAATTTCAAACCTCCGGAATTACTCCTTTTGACCCAAAAGACGATCCAGAAGTCAATTAGAGTATGGCGTGGCGTGGCAGGCAGGAACAAGAAGCCGTAGGTGCCGACCAAAGTGGCTGTGTTGCTTCTTATCACAAAGCATTCAGAGAGCGGCCCGAGCAGGAACGAGTATGCTTGTATGACTACTATAAGTTGACCGGATTTGCCAATTACTTAATCAACAAGTATCTCCACATGCGCAGCAAAGGGGCCGCAACTAATAACAAAAAGCGAATGATTGTCATTTATCTCTCGAGATCTGCCGGCGGCCGATCGTGTGTCATTCGCCCTCTCGTTATCATTTATCACGTGTCACAGCTCACATTGTCTAGAGAAAGGTTCTTCGGCTCAAAGCAAATCCCAGTTGTAGTAATAATAATCACACTCAATTTGAGGCACGGAAAAAAACTTTGCATGATTTCGGACAGATGTTCCGATAATCGAAATATCATTCACCCAACGATGCTCATTGATCTTTCATAATGTGCGCATGGTGTATACAACTACATGGTTCAGCTGACCACTTGCCAAAACTTGTAACAGGCATTCTTGGATTGGGCAACAGGTACCCAGATCGAAAGCATGAAGAATATTTTTGTCGTCTGATTATTTTGTTGGCATCGGAGGCGGCGCCGGTAGTTGACCATCAAACAATAATGTCGGCTTGCCAAAGCCTACAGCAGGCGCTCTTGAATCGAGCAGTAGGTACCGCAGGCCGAAGGAATATAGGGTACATTGTCGACAGATGACTTTGTTCACATCGGAAGCGCATCCGGTAGTCGATCTTCTACAGTATAGGGCAGGTTTTTTGACAATAGCAAATTATCGACACCCGGAACGCCTCACAACACCAAGCTTGCCCAAGAAAACTATATAAACGGACGCCAAGGCGGTAGGTATGAAACACCCACCACTCCCtgccaagctcaagacAACAAACAATGCGAATCCCTCTCGACGTTGCACACTCGGTAGTACGTGCTCTGCACACCATCCGTAGTGACTCTGCCCAATCGGGCAATGTTACCCAGACTTCGGTTCAGATCCCCAGCAACCAGCCAGCATGGGCCGAACCACTTTCCCCGAACTTGGCTGCCTTCTCTATTGAGATGGATCGATGGCCAGATTGGGCGGGACAAAAAGTGGGAGAACCAAACAAGTATGTCAATCAGGTACTCACCAACTTGGGTGAACGAACCGGTGTAATGCCCTATCTCAGGGTTGGAGGTAAGTAACCTATGTCATTTCTTGcactcttttccttgtcaCCTATCCATGATGTATGGAGCTACATTGACTCCCCATAGCCAACTCGGAAGACCGTGCGACGATCGACTTGTCCTACGAAGTGATGAACGCCACTTTCCCCGCAGCCACTGAAGAGGTACCGGTTCCCGAAGCAGACAGCATCTCTATCGGTCGCGACTTTTACGCTCTTTCCGGTAACCTTCCCGATGGTACACCTTTCCAGTGGGGTGTCAATCTCGCTAGTCTCAACCGCACCGAGACTATTGCGCAGGCGAAGCTCATTGCAGACACTTTCCAAGGAGACCGAGCCCATTTGACTGCCAATGTCCATCTCGATGGTCTCGAGATAGGTAACGAGCCCGATTTCTACAGTAGTGGGAAAGGATTGGGTGCGGCATGGACGCCGGCAAATTACTCTCAAACATGGCTCGATTATGCCCAAGGGGTATCGGAAGTCATTCAGCTGGGTGGTGACGGTCCCTACCTTACTCCTGGTGCTATGACCGGCTTCGAGGCTCCCGCCTGGACACCTGAAGCTTCTCTCGAGGCTGGGATTctggacgatgatgacatCCGATCCGTTGTTAAGCAGTTCAACCAGCACGTTTACTCTGGCGCTTTCGCGGACGGTTACCCTTTGTCCCCTACGGGCAGCTTGATGGACAAGGGGACTGTGCGGGCAAACCTTACCACTCGAATGGGCTAAAGGCTGTCAAGAGTGAGGGTCTGCAATACGTCTTTGTAAGTTTTCTTACAACTTTCTACCGTTCAGATTGAGATCCTAGCTGATTATCGTTGTAGGCTGAAGGTAATTCATACGCCAAGTGAGTAAAGTCTAGGACGATTATGGAATATACAGATACTGACGAACAACAGCCACGGTCAACCTGGTACCAGTAACACGGCCGAAGCGGCCCTTTGGGCCATTGACTGGATGCTTCATCTGGCTTCTATGGGAGTTGAGCGTATGCACTTCCACCACGGTGTCGGATTCCGCTACAATTTCTTCCAGCCCGTCGCTACCGATGCTGACCACGACGATGGAACCAATATGACCAGTCGAGCTCACATTCTACCCGCTTACCATGCCGCTCTTATCGTCAACGAAGCAATTGGTACCAACGGGAACTCATACGTTGCGGAAATCAGCACCCCAAACGATAACGTGGTGGCGTATGGTATTTGGGAAGACGGTGATTTGGTCCGAATGGTGGTCACTAGTACCGAGGTTTACACTaccgatgatgaagacgcgcaggagggaaggaaCAAGTTTGAGCTCAACCTTGTCGGCGTTGAAGGAAGGAACGCAACCATCAAGAGGCTGTTTGTCCCTCAAACCACTGCGATGCACGGACTGTGAgtttccctctttcttcttctcgcgACGCCTGAAACAGACACTGACAAAGGTTTAGTACTTGGGCTGGTCAATCTTTTGACACTGAAGATGGTAAACCAACTGGAGAAGTCAGCGAGGAG
It includes:
- a CDS encoding hypothetical protein (HMMPfam hit to Krr1, Krr1 family, score: 28.8, E(): 5.6e-08), encoding MQAQVPKSDKSSSSSGSEEDYSSDYSSSSEDVTEDEEGNELTPALDAAILRTLSKIKKKEGVYGGENVLQEELRKAQEIAEQRGLKSNIVKKVAEKPYLLADYHRSKLLAGEDQDEDSESAEPLTHVESQRRLRQEAVSAFKTLAEESDDESDEEFIQKREMDAQEVDEDDEEYKKFLLEFGGGEEEVRKILGMGDQPAILKVLESEGGEDEEEKAAVSKIEKEELERQKQEKEAKKAKDDDDFLMNYILNRGWIDRSEKHVPTYDEVVGPSTEVAEEAAAQTKSTKLKSSHPWGELDEESDFEDRAEEFETEYNFRFEEPGSSTIATHPRDIPSLVRRADDTRKSKRARRAERKAAEKAAKEEEIKREKGKKRREMEKRMNILKHDLEKEGFKDLEWGKLEKVLDGEWDENVWEKIVGGMLSKGDEQEDGDDNEKPTWDDELGDAEYDEEEGEGDFQYEFAEGEGEGEDMDVDEDEGPINMDADFIDEEPSKKSKKKDKKKKNKNKERSPSPLSEDEENQLSIPEKAHALKEAVESYNALAHEDIIEDMPTRFKYTPSAPASFGLTPVEILLATDDELNKLVTMKGIAPYRKGGIGIQGKGLGKRVRELKDKLRERRWGEEPSQTKSREEKKEKKRKRDDGEERGQDERRGKKSEGEATEKSEKVRNGKRLGKKERMRLQKAAEAAGAAPAAAGEPESAPAEKKRTVESGEMPADAPAANGEEGADKKKRRKKKKSKADGEA
- a CDS encoding hypothetical protein (HMMPfam hit to polyprenyl_synt, Polyprenyl synthetase, score: 119.9, E(): 5.7e-33) codes for the protein MLRRPALPTRAFPKHRISSTFSFSTSQRRSSVSSSPAKQPESTWAAATTEAHRVLTPPPATSASTVTSLDDPLSAINSEIGNLKSSLWRMLGSSNSALDTVAKYYFQAEGKHLRPLLVLLMSQATNGLGGKGWDGAKREAIRRKVDDSLTAEGGVLNDWNPEVSGPEPSSGLGSMVFASPFRIPEAGAPAIPEPEPLPSQFDELLGEGNGQPVILPTQRRLASITEMIHVASLLHDDVIDSSSLRRGTPSAPSTFGNKLSILSGDFLLGRASVALARLGSREVVELLATVIANLVEGEMMQLRATSEPEKAPTAKGFEDYMRKTYLKTASLMAKSARAAVILGGCGSVSEEGAWVKDVAYGYGRNLGIAFQLIDDALDFLPPDSSLGKPSLGADLRLGLATAPALFAWETHPSMGPLILRKFTEPGDVEAARDLVARSDGLQRTIELAREFAGEARRLVEMLPESGARDALVQLTVKVVERVK